In Halobaculum sp. XH14, a single genomic region encodes these proteins:
- a CDS encoding phytoene/squalene synthase family protein has product MVAEDPVARSKRIQQRTGKTFHFATRVLPERVRHPTYVMYAFFRVADEVVDAAETAPPAEQRAELDRLRDAALGRTETDDPVLEAFADIRETYDIAESDVETFIDAMASDVSVDRYETYEELEAYMDGSASAVGRMMTAVMEPDDPDAALPHATALGEAFQLTNFLRDVREDVLERDRVYLPQETLRTHGVTETQLRRLEFDGNFAAAIRHELGRAESLYEEGVKGIKYLPRDCQFAVLLATVLYADHHRLIRRREYDTLTATPSLGTLRKVWLFARTRLAWAHTKDPVAVFRAVSAVEYDGTDREHTRLGGCLPVR; this is encoded by the coding sequence ATGGTAGCCGAGGACCCGGTCGCGCGGAGCAAGCGGATCCAGCAGCGCACCGGCAAGACGTTCCACTTTGCGACCCGCGTCCTGCCCGAGCGGGTCCGCCACCCGACGTACGTCATGTACGCGTTCTTCCGCGTCGCCGACGAGGTCGTCGACGCCGCCGAGACGGCCCCGCCGGCCGAGCAGCGCGCGGAACTCGACCGACTGCGCGACGCCGCGCTCGGCCGAACCGAGACCGACGACCCGGTGCTGGAGGCGTTTGCGGACATCCGCGAGACGTACGACATCGCCGAGTCGGACGTGGAGACGTTCATCGACGCGATGGCCTCGGACGTCTCCGTGGATCGGTACGAGACGTACGAGGAGCTGGAGGCGTACATGGACGGCTCGGCCTCCGCAGTCGGGCGAATGATGACGGCCGTGATGGAGCCGGACGACCCGGACGCGGCGCTCCCGCACGCGACTGCGCTCGGCGAGGCGTTCCAGCTCACGAACTTCCTTCGCGACGTCCGCGAGGACGTCCTCGAACGCGACAGGGTGTATCTCCCGCAGGAGACGCTGCGAACCCACGGCGTGACCGAGACGCAGCTCCGCCGGCTCGAGTTCGACGGGAACTTCGCCGCGGCGATCCGCCACGAACTCGGCCGCGCGGAGTCGCTGTACGAGGAGGGCGTGAAGGGGATCAAGTACCTCCCGCGGGACTGCCAGTTCGCCGTGCTGCTCGCGACGGTCCTGTACGCGGACCACCACCGGCTCATCCGCCGCCGCGAGTACGACACGCTCACCGCGACCCCGTCGCTGGGGACGCTCCGAAAGGTCTGGCTGTTCGCTCGCACCCGGCTGGCGTGGGCGCACACGAAGGACCCGGTCGCCGTCTTCCGGGCGGTGAGTGCGGTCGAGTATGACGGAACCGACAGGGAGCACACCAGGCTGGGCGGCTGTCTTCCGGTCCGCTGA
- a CDS encoding HVO_2523 family zinc finger protein produces MNGSDDVETPDDVETVRTRPCPFCGSSMTHRHCKYVCPEHGVVMDCADTFFHR; encoded by the coding sequence ATGAACGGGTCGGACGACGTCGAGACGCCGGACGACGTCGAGACGGTCCGAACGCGACCCTGTCCGTTCTGCGGCTCGTCGATGACCCACCGCCACTGCAAGTACGTCTGTCCCGAACACGGCGTCGTGATGGACTGTGCGGACACGTTCTTCCACCGCTAA
- a CDS encoding molybdopterin-dependent oxidoreductase gives MNRPTGRRLLVSLAAGAGVLAGTFLVAGFTPRWVVLALARTAFFLAPDAFVTFGIQRLGDLARPLLVVGTALASLLLFGGLALAATLVAGALGRERAEVVFAVGVVETLAAFALTVAPVPALVGGAVGAAVVGLGGPGSGGDVDVARRDLLRSVATAAAAVGLAGALGARRAMGSGTDGADGRTISEVEDPLVRELLSTAAERSLPLDGVDPLVSERFYEVDVNSADPDVDPESWTLSVGGELGESREYDLADLRNRPARHRFVSLRCVGDSLNGSKLDTALWTGVPVMDLLEELGVSDEEPCCVYVRADDDYYQEFPLDALESAFLAYGTNGRPLPTGHGFPVRLLVPGHWGEINLKWITDIELGREERTGYWEKRGWHGTGPVNTVAKLHGVDVDGGTVTVGGHAHAGTRGISAVEVSTDGGDTWTEAVLSDPLPAAVAADAEPSDPSVGDGEAADAWRMWRHEYEASEPHEVIARATDGDGDLQEREESEAFPSGASGWVSRRVSP, from the coding sequence ATGAACCGACCGACGGGCCGACGACTGCTGGTATCGCTCGCGGCCGGTGCCGGCGTCCTCGCCGGCACGTTCCTCGTCGCGGGGTTCACGCCGCGGTGGGTCGTTCTCGCGCTCGCACGGACCGCCTTCTTCCTCGCGCCCGATGCGTTCGTCACGTTCGGCATCCAGCGGCTCGGCGACCTGGCACGGCCGCTGCTCGTCGTCGGCACCGCGCTCGCGTCGCTGCTGCTGTTCGGCGGGCTGGCGCTCGCCGCGACGCTGGTGGCCGGCGCGCTCGGCCGGGAGCGTGCCGAGGTCGTGTTCGCGGTCGGAGTCGTCGAGACGCTTGCGGCGTTCGCGCTCACGGTCGCCCCCGTCCCCGCGCTCGTCGGCGGTGCGGTCGGCGCGGCGGTGGTCGGACTCGGCGGCCCGGGCAGCGGCGGCGACGTCGACGTCGCCCGGCGCGACCTGCTCCGGTCGGTCGCCACCGCGGCCGCAGCGGTCGGGCTCGCCGGCGCGCTCGGTGCCCGACGAGCGATGGGGAGCGGCACCGACGGCGCGGACGGACGAACGATCAGCGAGGTGGAGGACCCGCTCGTTCGGGAGCTCCTCTCGACCGCCGCGGAGCGGTCGCTCCCGCTCGATGGCGTCGACCCGCTCGTCTCCGAGCGGTTCTACGAGGTCGACGTCAATTCGGCCGACCCCGACGTCGACCCGGAGTCGTGGACCCTCTCGGTCGGCGGCGAACTGGGCGAGTCACGCGAGTACGACCTGGCGGACCTGCGGAACCGGCCCGCACGGCACCGGTTCGTCTCGCTCCGGTGTGTCGGCGACTCGCTCAACGGGAGCAAACTCGACACGGCGCTGTGGACCGGCGTCCCGGTGATGGACCTCCTCGAGGAACTTGGCGTTTCCGACGAGGAGCCCTGCTGTGTGTACGTCCGGGCCGACGACGACTACTATCAGGAGTTCCCGCTCGACGCGCTCGAATCCGCGTTCCTCGCGTACGGGACGAACGGGCGGCCGCTCCCGACGGGCCACGGCTTCCCCGTTCGACTGCTCGTCCCCGGCCACTGGGGCGAGATCAACCTGAAGTGGATCACCGACATCGAACTCGGCCGCGAGGAGCGGACGGGTTACTGGGAGAAGCGGGGCTGGCACGGCACCGGCCCGGTGAACACGGTGGCGAAACTCCACGGCGTCGACGTCGACGGCGGAACGGTCACGGTCGGCGGCCACGCCCACGCGGGCACCCGCGGAATCTCGGCCGTCGAGGTGTCCACCGACGGCGGCGACACCTGGACGGAGGCCGTGCTCTCGGACCCGCTCCCCGCCGCGGTTGCTGCCGACGCGGAGCCGTCGGACCCGTCCGTCGGCGACGGCGAGGCGGCCGACGCCTGGCGGATGTGGCGCCACGAGTACGAGGCGAGCGAGCCACACGAGGTCATCGCGCGCGCGACCGACGGCGATGGCGACCTGCAGGAGCGCGAGGAATCGGAGGCGTTCCCGAGCGGGGCGTCCGGGTGGGTGTCCCGACGGGTCTCCCCCTGA
- a CDS encoding ZIP family metal transporter yields the protein MGATLDGDGGRRHGRAALLGALSTAALVGASALTLAAGHEKLFAIAWVAFLGMALAGWLGTRASGGNTGALVWGYGLASGAMVTSAAVFLLPQAMGQHLTYGGFGVALGLLAGFGAHTLGHRLAHMDLPLDRTMAELTAHAVAAGAIIGIVYGNMPELGPVLGLAIVSHKGPAGYAAVTRYARRGGDWRAILLPAAGVGVAAAASSVLALPASAPVRGVVFGFATGVFLHVAMDFLPECEIGSEVHESLSREGDAHAMLDRMRTHAVASTLLGGLVVFLAWLVVA from the coding sequence ATGGGAGCCACACTCGACGGCGACGGGGGGAGACGGCACGGGCGGGCCGCACTGCTCGGCGCGCTCAGCACGGCCGCGCTGGTCGGTGCGTCCGCGCTCACGCTCGCCGCCGGTCACGAGAAACTGTTCGCCATCGCGTGGGTCGCCTTCCTCGGGATGGCGCTCGCGGGCTGGCTCGGCACGCGCGCGTCCGGGGGGAACACGGGCGCGCTCGTCTGGGGGTACGGGCTTGCGAGCGGCGCGATGGTGACGAGCGCGGCGGTGTTCCTGCTCCCGCAGGCGATGGGTCAGCATCTCACCTACGGGGGGTTCGGCGTCGCGCTCGGCCTGCTGGCCGGCTTCGGGGCGCACACGCTCGGCCACCGGCTCGCGCACATGGATCTCCCGCTCGACCGGACGATGGCGGAGCTGACCGCCCACGCCGTGGCCGCCGGGGCGATCATCGGCATCGTTTACGGCAACATGCCGGAGCTTGGTCCCGTGCTCGGCCTGGCGATCGTCTCGCACAAGGGTCCGGCGGGCTACGCCGCGGTGACCCGCTACGCCCGTCGGGGCGGCGACTGGCGCGCGATCTTGCTCCCCGCGGCGGGCGTCGGCGTCGCCGCCGCCGCGTCCTCGGTTCTCGCGTTGCCCGCGTCGGCCCCCGTCCGCGGGGTCGTCTTCGGCTTCGCGACCGGGGTGTTCCTCCACGTCGCCATGGACTTTCTCCCCGAGTGTGAGATCGGGAGCGAGGTCCACGAATCGCTCTCCCGCGAGGGCGACGCCCACGCGATGCTCGACCGGATGCGCACCCACGCCGTCGCGAGCACGCTGCTTGGCGGACTGGTCGTGTTCCTCGCGTGGCTCGTCGTCGCCTGA
- a CDS encoding GNAT family N-acetyltransferase, with protein sequence MPGPVFLRGDSVTLRPAEEEDLAFIRRCMNDPRVWRPALDVNPMNREQGTEFLERVVSDEDGVQCLVCDGDEPLGFVSLTGSRYGPDETSRSRSAELAYWLAPERHGQGYGSDAAARMVRYAFEDRNLRRVGARLGSFNDASAALLESLGFEHEGTLREAAWFRGEYHDVLRYGLLREDWRDRR encoded by the coding sequence ATGCCAGGACCCGTCTTCCTGCGGGGCGACAGCGTCACCCTCCGCCCGGCCGAGGAGGAGGACCTCGCGTTCATCCGGCGGTGCATGAACGACCCTCGCGTCTGGCGACCGGCGCTCGACGTGAACCCGATGAACCGCGAGCAAGGAACCGAGTTCCTCGAGCGGGTCGTCTCCGACGAGGACGGGGTCCAGTGTCTCGTCTGTGACGGCGACGAGCCGCTGGGCTTCGTTTCGCTGACCGGGAGCCGGTACGGCCCGGACGAGACGTCCCGGTCGCGCTCGGCGGAACTCGCCTACTGGCTCGCTCCCGAGCGCCACGGACAGGGCTACGGCTCCGACGCGGCGGCCCGGATGGTCCGGTACGCGTTCGAGGACCGGAACCTGCGCCGCGTCGGCGCCCGCCTCGGGAGCTTCAACGACGCCTCGGCCGCGCTGCTGGAGTCGCTCGGGTTCGAGCACGAGGGCACGCTGCGGGAGGCCGCGTGGTTCCGCGGCGAGTACCACGACGTGCTCCGGTACGGGCTGCTCCGCGAGGACTGGCGCGACCGACGGTAG
- a CDS encoding DUF7490 domain-containing protein produces MSRERYLAGSAAVLLALALLGAMLGPGVLASPAADDPIRPGPVGVEEVAVAPGDVGGATAELRLHARIDHDGNPTGNVTVRFRAYDAESGLLADEQTVEMSTLRGDGSVPVNASLRVEREGGYRLETTIFRDGELVDRSTTEVQGMRALVPAYAETDVRFTESDVVPPLAVSVDSATGNRTTLRVAASLTNAGDEASEDLRVELILRQADSNLVADRTEIEVGSIRPGRTADEAATLTVPTEYNYYVDAALYKDGVLVDSARSVANLDPRETISANETEREVEFRVGDFADDGAGDRVTEQPARATATQTPGFTAGLAVFALLAAALLARRNPDD; encoded by the coding sequence GTGTCACGCGAGAGGTATCTGGCGGGATCTGCCGCCGTCCTGCTCGCGCTCGCCCTCCTCGGAGCCATGCTCGGACCGGGGGTCCTCGCCTCCCCCGCCGCTGACGACCCGATCCGGCCGGGCCCCGTCGGCGTCGAGGAAGTCGCCGTCGCACCGGGCGACGTGGGCGGCGCGACGGCGGAACTCCGCCTCCACGCACGCATCGACCACGACGGCAACCCGACCGGGAACGTCACCGTTCGGTTCCGGGCCTACGACGCCGAGTCGGGACTGCTCGCCGACGAGCAAACCGTCGAGATGAGCACCCTGCGGGGCGACGGCTCCGTGCCGGTGAACGCCAGCCTCCGCGTCGAACGCGAGGGCGGCTACCGGCTGGAGACCACGATCTTCCGGGACGGGGAACTCGTCGATCGGTCGACCACCGAGGTGCAGGGGATGCGGGCGCTCGTCCCGGCCTACGCCGAGACGGACGTCCGGTTCACCGAGAGCGACGTCGTTCCGCCGCTGGCCGTCTCGGTCGATTCCGCGACGGGCAACCGGACGACGCTCCGCGTCGCCGCCTCGCTGACGAACGCCGGCGACGAGGCGAGCGAGGACCTGCGCGTGGAGCTCATCCTCCGGCAGGCCGACTCGAACCTCGTCGCCGACCGGACGGAGATCGAGGTCGGCTCCATCCGCCCCGGTCGGACGGCCGACGAGGCGGCGACGCTGACGGTGCCGACCGAGTACAACTACTACGTCGACGCCGCGCTGTACAAGGACGGCGTCCTCGTCGACTCGGCCCGCTCGGTCGCCAACCTGGACCCGCGCGAGACCATCTCTGCCAACGAGACCGAGCGCGAGGTCGAGTTCCGCGTCGGCGACTTCGCCGACGACGGGGCCGGGGACCGCGTAACCGAACAGCCCGCCCGCGCGACCGCCACCCAGACGCCCGGCTTCACGGCCGGCCTGGCGGTGTTCGCGCTGCTGGCCGCCGCGCTGCTCGCACGGAGGAATCCCGATGACTGA
- a CDS encoding universal stress protein: MLFVLATDSVSTSAVVCSYLRDRLRADDEVHAVNSKEGGGATAADEMRAGEDALEAVVDELGDDVTVETHQYVRGNEPAEDVLAHAEKVDADELVMGIRKRNPTSKIVFGSVAQDLLLESNLPMRVVPRESV; this comes from the coding sequence ATGCTGTTCGTGCTTGCCACCGACTCGGTCTCGACGAGCGCCGTCGTCTGTTCGTACCTGCGGGACCGCCTGCGCGCGGACGACGAAGTTCACGCGGTGAACTCGAAGGAGGGCGGGGGTGCCACGGCCGCCGACGAGATGCGGGCCGGGGAGGACGCCCTGGAGGCCGTCGTGGACGAGCTCGGCGACGACGTGACCGTCGAGACCCACCAGTACGTCCGCGGGAACGAGCCGGCCGAGGACGTGCTGGCACACGCGGAGAAGGTCGACGCGGACGAACTCGTCATGGGGATTCGCAAGCGGAACCCGACCTCGAAGATCGTCTTCGGGAGCGTCGCCCAGGATCTGCTGCTGGAGTCGAACCTGCCGATGCGCGTGGTCCCCCGGGAATCGGTGTGA
- a CDS encoding TIGR00300 family protein: MSTSEVVELEGHIIDSGLMERAFTVVMDMGGEFEVEEFRVGKHSDEASYCRLRVFAADEAGLHPILHELHQSGATLAAPTDATLQPAPADRVVPDGFYSTTNHPTDVRVDGEWVPVGNIEMDCAVVVEDEGEPTRARTKVLNAIEAGDHVVTGDAGIRVKPPERPRGSSGPFGFMRGGVSAERPSESTIRRVAESIAETKAEGGDVLVVAGPAVIHSGAGPALAELVREGYVDAVSAGNGFAVHDMERSMYGTSLGMDVETMEHPRKGHKHHIYTISQVARAGGIEAAVEEGLVDEGVMYECVTNDREFVLAGSIRDDGPLPDTITDAVEAQNAIREQAHDADLVLMLSSLLHSVAVGNCLPSTTRVVCVDINPATVTQLLDRGSAQAVGMVTDVGMFVPTLAEELVR; this comes from the coding sequence ATGAGCACGAGCGAGGTGGTCGAACTCGAGGGTCACATCATCGACTCCGGGCTGATGGAGCGGGCGTTCACCGTCGTGATGGACATGGGCGGGGAGTTCGAGGTCGAGGAGTTCCGGGTCGGGAAACACAGCGACGAGGCGTCCTACTGTCGGCTCAGAGTGTTCGCCGCCGACGAGGCCGGCCTGCATCCGATCCTGCACGAACTCCACCAGTCGGGCGCGACCCTGGCTGCGCCGACGGACGCGACCCTGCAGCCGGCTCCGGCCGACCGCGTCGTCCCGGACGGGTTCTACTCGACGACGAACCACCCGACCGACGTGCGCGTCGACGGCGAGTGGGTGCCGGTCGGGAACATTGAGATGGACTGTGCGGTGGTCGTCGAGGACGAGGGCGAACCGACGCGGGCACGAACGAAGGTGCTCAACGCCATCGAAGCGGGCGACCACGTCGTCACGGGCGATGCCGGTATCAGGGTCAAGCCGCCCGAGCGACCGCGGGGGTCGTCCGGCCCGTTCGGGTTCATGCGCGGCGGCGTCTCGGCCGAGCGCCCGTCCGAGTCGACCATCCGCCGGGTCGCCGAATCCATCGCGGAGACGAAGGCGGAGGGCGGTGACGTGCTCGTCGTCGCCGGCCCGGCGGTCATCCACTCGGGCGCCGGCCCCGCGCTCGCCGAACTGGTGCGCGAGGGCTACGTCGACGCCGTCTCCGCCGGCAACGGCTTCGCCGTCCACGACATGGAGCGCTCGATGTACGGCACCTCGCTCGGGATGGACGTGGAGACGATGGAGCACCCCCGGAAGGGCCACAAGCACCACATCTACACCATCAGCCAGGTCGCGCGGGCGGGCGGCATCGAGGCGGCGGTGGAGGAGGGGCTCGTCGACGAGGGCGTGATGTACGAGTGCGTCACGAACGACCGCGAGTTCGTGCTCGCCGGCTCGATCCGTGACGACGGGCCGCTGCCCGACACCATCACCGACGCGGTGGAGGCACAGAACGCCATCAGGGAGCAAGCCCACGATGCGGACCTCGTGCTCATGCTCTCGTCGCTGCTCCACTCGGTCGCCGTGGGGAACTGTCTCCCCTCGACGACCCGGGTCGTCTGCGTCGACATCAACCCGGCAACCGTCACGCAGTTGCTCGACAGGGGTTCGGCGCAGGCGGTGGGGATGGTGACCGACGTCGGGATGTTCGTGCCGACGCTCGCCGAGGAACTGGTTCGGTAG
- a CDS encoding alpha/beta hydrolase, translated as MAGDRLEREPSRESFATRRVAFDSDGDSCTGTLYLPAEGTDPPLVVMANGLAAEANFGLPRYAERFAAAGIAAFTFDYRGFDGSAGEPLVLPDGQLEDWRAALDRAAAGFRGVGDARALWGTGLSGGYVLTLAAERSDVDAVVTQVPLLDGRKLLRAKSPRYVLRALASGLRDRLGGRFGRTHEVKVYGDPDEFALLNEPGAKDAYVRLIPRESRWRNRTRARTLLALPRYRPIAVAADVTAPTLVIAGTEDELHPYGAVESLVETLPDATLVSKRMGHFDASHGAFPELFDHQLAFLRATFDEGERAR; from the coding sequence ATGGCCGGTGACCGCCTGGAACGGGAACCCTCCCGCGAGTCGTTCGCCACCCGGCGGGTCGCGTTCGACTCGGACGGTGACTCCTGTACGGGGACGCTGTATCTCCCAGCGGAGGGGACCGACCCGCCGCTCGTCGTCATGGCCAACGGGCTGGCCGCCGAGGCGAACTTCGGGCTCCCGCGCTACGCGGAGCGGTTCGCCGCGGCCGGCATCGCCGCGTTCACGTTCGACTACCGCGGCTTCGACGGCTCGGCGGGGGAGCCACTGGTGCTTCCCGACGGCCAGCTCGAGGACTGGCGGGCCGCGCTCGACCGTGCCGCGGCGGGATTTCGGGGCGTCGGCGACGCACGGGCACTCTGGGGGACCGGGCTCTCGGGCGGCTACGTGCTGACGCTCGCGGCCGAGCGGAGCGACGTGGACGCGGTGGTCACGCAGGTTCCGCTGCTGGACGGCCGGAAACTCCTCCGGGCGAAGTCCCCCCGGTACGTTCTCCGCGCGCTGGCGTCGGGGCTCCGTGACCGGCTCGGCGGACGGTTCGGCCGAACGCACGAGGTGAAGGTGTACGGCGACCCCGACGAGTTCGCGCTGTTGAACGAACCGGGCGCGAAGGACGCGTACGTCCGACTCATCCCGCGGGAGTCGCGCTGGCGGAACCGAACGCGTGCCCGGACGCTGCTCGCGCTTCCGCGCTACCGTCCCATCGCGGTCGCTGCGGACGTGACCGCGCCGACGCTCGTGATCGCCGGCACCGAGGACGAACTCCACCCGTACGGCGCGGTCGAGAGCCTGGTCGAGACGCTCCCGGACGCGACGCTCGTCTCCAAGCGGATGGGCCACTTCGACGCCTCTCACGGGGCGTTCCCCGAACTGTTCGACCACCAGCTCGCCTTCCTGCGGGCAACGTTCGACGAGGGGGAGCGGGCTCGATAG
- a CDS encoding universal stress protein, which translates to MSTELLRSVLVPVVSPDDARMTARALDRYAADVDRVTVVHVVERADGTPADAGGEGGEGVIDESHAAFEAVLDGPTVESRRVFDEDVVDGILETAAATGSTAVVFSPREGGRLVRYLSGDVALRLVTESPVPVVSLPRADESR; encoded by the coding sequence GTGAGTACCGAGCTCCTACGGTCGGTCCTCGTCCCCGTCGTGTCGCCGGACGACGCCCGAATGACGGCGCGGGCGCTCGACCGATACGCCGCCGACGTCGACCGCGTCACGGTCGTCCACGTCGTCGAGAGGGCCGACGGCACGCCGGCCGATGCTGGCGGCGAGGGGGGAGAGGGCGTCATCGACGAGTCACACGCCGCGTTCGAGGCCGTGCTCGACGGCCCGACCGTCGAGTCCCGTCGCGTGTTCGACGAGGACGTCGTCGACGGCATCCTGGAAACCGCGGCGGCGACCGGTTCGACCGCGGTCGTGTTCTCCCCGCGTGAGGGCGGTCGGCTGGTTCGGTACCTCTCGGGCGACGTCGCCCTCCGACTCGTCACGGAATCGCCGGTCCCCGTGGTCAGTCTCCCGCGGGCGGACGAGAGCCGGTGA
- the glmS gene encoding glutamine--fructose-6-phosphate transaminase (isomerizing) — protein sequence MCGIIGCVGEPNSIDVDVVVDCLENLEYRGYDSAGVGLLQDDLVIEKRTGELARLDEELDDHRGRRFQAGIGHTRWSTHGPPTDDNAHPHVDCDGRVAVVHNGIIGNHESVTEELVADGHEFTSGTDSEIVPHLVEEYLADGYTPLTALRSATLKLTGSFSVLMAVRGFGKLYAARNGSPIVLGTGDDVNFVASDVPAILDHTEDVVYLEDGDVAEIAPDDVEIRDSNGNLAERKTETISWEAEEAGKGGFEHYMLKEIHEQPEAVRGCLDGRIDELRNDVDVGIDVSASDFDGIELVGAGTSYHACLYAASLLRGSGVPATAVSPGEHHDAEREADEGLAIFVSQSGESSDVLDVAREMGAVESIAVTNVFGSSLSRECDHTVYVRAGPEIGVAATKTFTGQAITLNLLHKVLTGALESDRDFHPYFDALRNLDGYVRQDVASSTAASVAAEFAGSERFFVLGKGLNYPAAREGSLKLREVSYVDTYGYRGSELKHGPLALVTSETPVVALVTGGETEKRDFRSQLREIRSRGAPIIAISDGAHEWVDEIAREVLEVQETHPELAPLMANVQLQLLSYHVARELGRPIDKPRNLAKSVNVE from the coding sequence ATGTGTGGAATCATCGGCTGTGTGGGGGAACCGAACTCGATCGACGTGGACGTCGTGGTCGATTGTCTGGAAAATCTCGAATACAGGGGGTACGATTCGGCCGGCGTCGGTCTCCTTCAGGACGATCTCGTGATCGAAAAACGGACCGGCGAACTCGCCCGCCTCGACGAGGAACTGGACGACCATCGCGGTCGACGGTTCCAGGCGGGCATCGGCCACACTCGGTGGTCGACCCACGGCCCGCCGACCGACGACAACGCGCACCCGCACGTGGACTGCGACGGTCGGGTCGCCGTGGTCCACAACGGAATCATCGGAAACCACGAATCGGTCACGGAGGAACTCGTGGCCGACGGTCACGAGTTCACGAGCGGGACGGATTCGGAGATCGTGCCGCATCTCGTCGAAGAGTATCTCGCCGACGGCTACACGCCGCTGACGGCGCTCCGGAGCGCGACGCTGAAGCTGACGGGGTCGTTTTCGGTACTGATGGCCGTGAGGGGGTTCGGAAAGCTGTACGCCGCCCGGAACGGGTCACCGATCGTGCTCGGAACCGGCGATGACGTGAACTTCGTCGCGAGCGACGTTCCGGCCATCCTCGATCACACGGAGGACGTCGTCTACCTCGAGGACGGTGACGTCGCGGAGATCGCGCCCGACGACGTGGAGATCAGGGACTCGAACGGCAACCTGGCCGAGCGAAAGACGGAAACGATCAGTTGGGAGGCCGAGGAGGCCGGGAAAGGTGGCTTCGAGCATTACATGCTCAAGGAGATACACGAGCAGCCGGAGGCCGTCCGGGGCTGTCTCGACGGTCGGATCGACGAACTACGGAACGACGTCGACGTCGGCATCGACGTCTCGGCGTCCGATTTCGACGGGATCGAACTGGTCGGTGCCGGGACGTCGTATCACGCGTGTCTGTACGCGGCGTCGCTCCTCCGGGGCTCAGGGGTTCCAGCGACCGCCGTCTCGCCGGGCGAGCATCACGACGCGGAACGTGAGGCCGACGAGGGGCTGGCAATCTTCGTCTCACAGAGCGGGGAGAGTTCGGACGTCCTCGACGTCGCCCGGGAGATGGGGGCCGTCGAATCGATCGCGGTCACGAACGTCTTCGGCTCGTCGCTCTCGCGCGAGTGTGATCACACGGTGTACGTCCGTGCGGGCCCCGAAATCGGCGTCGCAGCGACCAAGACGTTCACCGGCCAGGCGATCACGCTGAACCTCCTGCACAAAGTGTTGACGGGAGCCCTGGAGTCCGACCGCGACTTCCACCCGTACTTCGATGCCCTGCGAAACCTGGACGGCTACGTTCGCCAGGACGTCGCCTCGTCGACGGCGGCGAGCGTCGCAGCCGAGTTCGCGGGCTCCGAACGGTTCTTCGTCCTCGGAAAGGGGCTCAACTATCCGGCCGCCCGTGAGGGCTCGCTCAAACTGCGCGAGGTCTCCTACGTCGACACGTACGGCTACCGGGGAAGCGAGTTGAAACACGGCCCGCTCGCGCTCGTCACGTCCGAGACGCCGGTCGTCGCCCTCGTGACCGGCGGCGAGACGGAAAAGCGGGACTTTCGATCACAGCTCCGAGAGATTCGCTCGCGGGGCGCACCGATCATCGCCATCTCGGACGGTGCCCACGAATGGGTCGACGAAATCGCTCGGGAGGTGCTCGAGGTCCAGGAGACCCATCCGGAACTCGCGCCGCTCATGGCCAACGTGCAACTCCAGCTCCTGAGCTATCACGTCGCCCGCGAACTCGGTCGGCCAATCGACAAACCGCGAAACCTGGCAAAGTCCGTCAACGTCGAATAG